The Leptidea sinapis chromosome 35, ilLepSina1.1, whole genome shotgun sequence genome contains a region encoding:
- the LOC126975352 gene encoding uncharacterized protein LOC126975352 isoform X2 gives MKRRNVLVQFNYYSILDFAPFSTSPPAPEDPFFYIRYPKTDVLFGNAKTANEVPNPVQQNKELGAAFPGYKEKDWSKHTKPCQDVLHSIAPINTAANPMNLKPKPAGTDDGFKGEGAACGNSVVKVASEMVSGRSRGFTVASPAEDHEVPGQRYLASRRGSKSLPTTPIHSPPSSPSGRRKHYNRYFTSPFEPVDDTNNRSWLTMALLGFKKDLTTSTSTLAEEEYVENRLQSGSLAESVENLGPAPRPNTNLVVNEMQTQKPKPPKPVRAKPSELREMNFWSPTSM, from the exons ATGAAGCGAAGGAATGTATTAGTgcagtttaattattatagtatttt AGACTTCGCCCCATTCTCCACATCTCCGCCAGCGCCTGAAGATCCGTTCTTCTATATTCGTTATCCGAAAACTGACGTCTTGTTCGGGAATGCCAAAACCGCCAATGAAGTTCCGAATCCGGTTCAGCAAAACAAGGAGCTGGGAGCAGCATTCCCTGGATACAAGGAGAAGGACTGGTCGAAACACACCAAGCCATGCCAAGATGTTCTGCATAGTATCGCCCCCATCAATACTGCTG CAAATCCAATGAATTTGAAGCCAAAACCGGCAGGAACTGACGACGGCTTCAAGGGCGAAGGCGCGGCATGCGGCAACTCTGTTGTTAAG GTGGCCAGTGAGATGGTGTCAGGTCGGTCGCGCGGGTTCACCGTCGCGTCTCCAGCGGAGGACCACGAGGTGCCTGGCCAGAGGTACCTCGCTTCTCGCCGCGGCAGTAAGAGTCTCCCCACCACACCAATCCACTCGCCCCCCTCCAGCCCTTCCGGACGCAGGAAGCATTACAATCG tTACTTCACATCGCCGTTCGAACCCGTTGATGACACAAACAATCGCTCCTGGCTGACGATGGCTTTGCTTGGTTTCAAGAAGGACCTTACCACCTCCACCTCGACGCTTGCAGAAGAGGAGTACGTGGAAAATAGACTGCAGA GTGGCAGTCTTGCCGAATCAGTCGAAAATCTTGGACCGGCACCCAGACCAAACACCAATTTGGTTGTGAATGAAATGCAAACACAAAAACCGAAACCACCCAAACCAGTGAGGGCAAAACCCTCAGAGTTGAGAGAAATGAACTTTTGGTCACCAACATCCATGTAG
- the LOC126975352 gene encoding uncharacterized protein LOC126975352 isoform X1, with the protein MASSDPEIRDGFTLPVWMKSKPTKDFAPFSTSPPAPEDPFFYIRYPKTDVLFGNAKTANEVPNPVQQNKELGAAFPGYKEKDWSKHTKPCQDVLHSIAPINTAANPMNLKPKPAGTDDGFKGEGAACGNSVVKVASEMVSGRSRGFTVASPAEDHEVPGQRYLASRRGSKSLPTTPIHSPPSSPSGRRKHYNRYFTSPFEPVDDTNNRSWLTMALLGFKKDLTTSTSTLAEEEYVENRLQSGSLAESVENLGPAPRPNTNLVVNEMQTQKPKPPKPVRAKPSELREMNFWSPTSM; encoded by the exons AGACTTCGCCCCATTCTCCACATCTCCGCCAGCGCCTGAAGATCCGTTCTTCTATATTCGTTATCCGAAAACTGACGTCTTGTTCGGGAATGCCAAAACCGCCAATGAAGTTCCGAATCCGGTTCAGCAAAACAAGGAGCTGGGAGCAGCATTCCCTGGATACAAGGAGAAGGACTGGTCGAAACACACCAAGCCATGCCAAGATGTTCTGCATAGTATCGCCCCCATCAATACTGCTG CAAATCCAATGAATTTGAAGCCAAAACCGGCAGGAACTGACGACGGCTTCAAGGGCGAAGGCGCGGCATGCGGCAACTCTGTTGTTAAG GTGGCCAGTGAGATGGTGTCAGGTCGGTCGCGCGGGTTCACCGTCGCGTCTCCAGCGGAGGACCACGAGGTGCCTGGCCAGAGGTACCTCGCTTCTCGCCGCGGCAGTAAGAGTCTCCCCACCACACCAATCCACTCGCCCCCCTCCAGCCCTTCCGGACGCAGGAAGCATTACAATCG tTACTTCACATCGCCGTTCGAACCCGTTGATGACACAAACAATCGCTCCTGGCTGACGATGGCTTTGCTTGGTTTCAAGAAGGACCTTACCACCTCCACCTCGACGCTTGCAGAAGAGGAGTACGTGGAAAATAGACTGCAGA GTGGCAGTCTTGCCGAATCAGTCGAAAATCTTGGACCGGCACCCAGACCAAACACCAATTTGGTTGTGAATGAAATGCAAACACAAAAACCGAAACCACCCAAACCAGTGAGGGCAAAACCCTCAGAGTTGAGAGAAATGAACTTTTGGTCACCAACATCCATGTAG